The following proteins come from a genomic window of Nautilia profundicola AmH:
- a CDS encoding M24 family metallopeptidase, whose amino-acid sequence MNYILNKENEIYYECGWSSDNALFLKLGDYKYIITDGRYTLEAKEEANAEVVEARDLIKKARELILKHKIKRIVLDPLNWDYDSYNQIAKIVNIKDEKYFSHKKRMIKSENELEIIKTAVKEGAKAFENFTDSIETGIDEFELSYRFKEHLTKRGRRDLSFEPIVAINENAAKPHAKVSNKTLNKDDLLLLDAGIKYKRYCSDRTRTIAINDKISMSKYQKFKDSKIQKIYDIVLKAQLEAIKNIKIGMEICELDKIARDIISSEGYGKYFVHSLGHGVGLDIHEWPYVNSKNKIKIQEGMVFTIEPGIYIPNEFGVRIEDMVMITHDGKIKVLSEEL is encoded by the coding sequence ATGAATTACATACTAAATAAAGAAAATGAAATATACTATGAATGCGGATGGAGCAGTGATAATGCCCTTTTCTTAAAACTTGGTGATTATAAATATATAATTACCGACGGAAGATATACTCTTGAAGCAAAAGAAGAAGCAAACGCCGAAGTAGTGGAAGCAAGAGATTTGATAAAAAAAGCAAGGGAGCTTATTTTAAAACATAAAATTAAAAGAATAGTGCTTGACCCTTTAAATTGGGACTATGACTCTTACAATCAAATAGCTAAAATAGTTAACATAAAAGATGAAAAATATTTCTCTCATAAAAAACGTATGATTAAAAGCGAAAACGAACTTGAAATTATAAAAACAGCGGTAAAAGAGGGTGCTAAAGCTTTTGAAAATTTTACTGATTCAATTGAAACAGGAATTGACGAATTTGAACTTAGTTACAGGTTCAAAGAACATCTAACCAAAAGAGGTAGAAGGGATTTGAGTTTCGAACCGATTGTAGCAATAAACGAAAATGCGGCAAAACCTCATGCAAAAGTAAGTAATAAGACACTTAATAAAGATGATCTTTTATTGTTAGATGCCGGTATAAAATATAAAAGATATTGTTCGGATAGAACAAGAACAATTGCGATTAACGATAAAATCAGTATGAGCAAATATCAAAAATTTAAAGACAGTAAAATTCAAAAAATTTATGATATCGTATTAAAAGCTCAGCTTGAAGCCATTAAAAATATAAAAATCGGAATGGAAATATGTGAGCTTGATAAAATAGCCAGGGATATTATTTCTTCGGAAGGTTACGGAAAATATTTTGTTCATTCATTAGGACACGGAGTGGGCCTTGATATACATGAGTGGCCGTATGTGAACTCTAAGAATAAAATTAAAATTCAAGAAGGTATGGTATTTACAATAGAGCCGGGAATATATATTCCTAATGAATTCGGTGTAAGAATTGAAGATATGGTTATGATTACACACGATGGAAAAATCAAAGTATTAAGTGAGGAGCTATGA
- the folK gene encoding 2-amino-4-hydroxy-6-hydroxymethyldihydropteridine diphosphokinase, producing the protein MKNETKTVKNSYKIITATFFPAKIKKSSKKNIALIGVGCNLGNCIRRFKKLYHFLSKHPKIDVLQTSIIYKNPPFGYLDQPDFYNSVFVIKTDYSPYELLHFLLYTEKKFGRKRSFKNAPRTLDLDIILYNNVRINTEKLKIPHPFYKKRDSVLVPLALKD; encoded by the coding sequence ATGAAAAACGAAACAAAAACGGTAAAAAACTCTTATAAAATCATTACTGCTACCTTTTTTCCCGCCAAAATAAAAAAAAGCAGTAAAAAAAATATAGCACTTATCGGTGTGGGGTGTAATCTTGGCAACTGTATTAGAAGGTTTAAAAAACTTTATCATTTTTTATCAAAACATCCTAAAATAGATGTTTTGCAAACTTCTATTATTTATAAAAACCCTCCGTTTGGTTATCTTGACCAACCGGATTTTTATAATTCCGTATTTGTTATAAAAACTGATTATTCACCATACGAGCTGTTACATTTTTTGCTTTACACTGAAAAGAAATTCGGAAGAAAAAGAAGTTTTAAAAATGCCCCAAGAACGTTAGATTTAGATATAATATTGTATAATAATGTTAGAATTAACACAGAAAAACTAAAAATACCGCATCCGTTTTATAAAAAAAGAGATTCCGTTTTGGTACCACTTGCATTAAAGGATTAA
- a CDS encoding RNA polymerase sigma factor FliA, which produces MTQTLSNPYEENLKTYRDELAVDYMPAVKAMAARLKERLPSSVEFNDLVSIGLEELVKLARRYDPKQNDNFWGYAQKRIYGSMLDFLRSLDTVSRSDRKIIKDIEKIVESYQAEHDIEPDDEYIADILGIEVEKVRRAKNASEIYNVMPIEEQMNFFDNVSLKIEEEELIETIKKVLKTMTEKEQLIIQLYYFEELSLKEISEILGVTESRISQIHKNVIKKLRKELNG; this is translated from the coding sequence ATGACACAGACATTGAGTAACCCTTATGAGGAAAATTTAAAAACTTACAGAGACGAATTAGCCGTTGATTATATGCCTGCTGTAAAAGCAATGGCTGCAAGATTAAAAGAAAGGCTTCCAAGCAGCGTGGAATTTAATGACCTGGTGTCTATTGGCTTGGAAGAGCTTGTAAAATTAGCAAGAAGGTACGATCCTAAACAGAATGATAATTTTTGGGGATATGCACAAAAAAGAATTTACGGCAGTATGCTGGACTTTCTTAGAAGCTTGGATACTGTTAGTAGAAGCGATAGAAAAATCATAAAAGATATTGAAAAGATTGTAGAAAGTTATCAGGCTGAGCATGATATTGAACCGGATGATGAATATATTGCCGATATATTAGGTATAGAAGTAGAAAAAGTAAGACGTGCTAAAAATGCGAGTGAAATATACAATGTTATGCCGATTGAAGAACAGATGAATTTTTTTGATAATGTAAGCCTGAAAATTGAAGAAGAAGAACTTATAGAAACAATAAAAAAAGTTTTAAAAACAATGACCGAAAAAGAACAGCTTATTATACAGTTATACTATTTTGAAGAGTTGTCATTAAAAGAAATAAGTGAAATTTTAGGTGTAACCGAAAGCAGGATTTCGCAAATCCACAAAAATGTAATTAAAAAATTAAGGAAAGAGCTAAATGGCTGA
- the aroQ gene encoding type II 3-dehydroquinate dehydratase, with protein sequence MKIKVIHGPNLNMLGIREVNLYGPMKLEDINKNMEAFAKQNGFEIEFYQSNHEGDIVDAIQESLNENVDGIIINPAALTHYSVAIRDAIKAVNLPTIEIHMTNTAAREEFRHKSLISDIVAGTITGFGPFSYHLGLIAMIQILNEIKMAKEAQAKAQAQANKQ encoded by the coding sequence ATGAAAATAAAAGTAATTCACGGACCAAATCTTAATATGTTAGGAATAAGAGAGGTAAATTTATACGGTCCAATGAAACTTGAAGATATTAATAAAAATATGGAAGCTTTTGCAAAGCAAAACGGGTTCGAAATCGAATTTTATCAATCTAATCACGAAGGTGATATTGTCGATGCCATTCAGGAAAGTTTAAATGAAAATGTTGACGGAATTATTATAAATCCTGCTGCGTTAACTCATTATTCTGTAGCAATCAGAGATGCAATAAAAGCAGTAAACCTTCCTACGATTGAAATACATATGACAAATACTGCAGCAAGAGAAGAATTTAGACATAAATCATTAATTTCTGATATTGTGGCAGGAACAATTACAGGATTCGGACCGTTTAGTTATCACTTGGGTCTTATTGCAATGATTCAAATTCTTAACGAAATTAAAATGGCAAAAGAAGCTCAAGCTAAAGCACAGGCACAGGCTAACAAACAATAA
- the flhF gene encoding flagellar biosynthesis protein FlhF, with protein sequence MKLKTFTAPTYTEALNKVKEELGDDVVIVSSKEIKKKTLTSQGLYEIVVAIEEENIKPRKSVTSDEDHVKEVMLKLSSAAKEISSLSNDEPSFNYNSVQKQTNVNNNPLEPQKSEDIIALKNQISQIADTLKFLQATVWDMVNKNELELPPEFSEIYALSRASGMSEKHLDEIMKLTIKYMPLKMRKNRETIKRYFHTLLKKMVPVRVEREVRPPHKKIMMFVGPTGVGKTTTIAKLAARYAYKLSQRHKVGIITLDTYRIGAVEQLMTYAKMMRLPIETVVDPSDFEDALNSLRHNDYILIDTVGSSQHDKEKIEKLKSFLKVDTFAEININLVLSAVTKYEDLVDIYKNFSILPIDTFVFTKLDETKTYGNIFSLLLDTKKPVSYFSIGQEVPDDLMEAGADYLLKGILNKEFN encoded by the coding sequence TTGAAACTAAAAACTTTTACGGCACCGACTTATACAGAAGCGTTAAATAAAGTAAAAGAAGAATTAGGTGATGACGTTGTAATTGTTTCAAGCAAAGAAATAAAAAAGAAGACACTAACATCACAAGGTTTGTATGAGATCGTTGTAGCTATAGAAGAAGAAAATATTAAACCTCGAAAGTCAGTCACAAGTGATGAAGATCATGTAAAAGAAGTTATGTTAAAATTAAGTTCTGCTGCAAAAGAAATATCCTCCCTTTCAAATGACGAACCGTCTTTTAATTATAACAGCGTACAAAAGCAGACAAACGTAAACAACAACCCTTTGGAACCTCAAAAAAGTGAAGATATTATAGCCCTTAAAAATCAAATATCTCAAATTGCGGATACACTTAAATTCCTTCAGGCTACGGTTTGGGATATGGTAAATAAAAACGAACTCGAACTTCCTCCCGAATTTAGCGAAATTTATGCACTTTCTCGTGCAAGCGGTATGAGTGAGAAACATCTTGATGAAATAATGAAGCTTACAATTAAATATATGCCTCTTAAAATGAGAAAAAACAGAGAAACAATAAAAAGATATTTTCATACTCTCCTTAAAAAAATGGTGCCAGTGAGGGTTGAAAGAGAAGTCAGACCTCCGCACAAAAAAATTATGATGTTTGTTGGGCCTACAGGGGTGGGTAAAACGACAACAATTGCAAAACTCGCTGCAAGATATGCATATAAACTTTCACAAAGACATAAAGTAGGGATAATTACTCTTGATACATACAGAATAGGGGCGGTGGAACAGTTAATGACATATGCAAAAATGATGAGACTTCCTATTGAAACCGTGGTTGATCCGAGCGACTTTGAGGATGCTCTTAATTCCCTCAGACACAATGACTATATTTTAATAGATACAGTAGGAAGTTCCCAACACGATAAGGAAAAAATAGAAAAATTAAAAAGTTTTTTAAAAGTAGACACATTTGCTGAAATAAACATTAATCTGGTTTTATCGGCGGTTACGAAATATGAAGATTTAGTTGATATTTATAAAAACTTTTCAATACTACCGATAGATACGTTCGTATTTACAAAACTTGACGAAACTAAAACATATGGTAATATATTTTCATTGCTTTTAGATACAAAAAAACCTGTTAGTTATTTTTCAATCGGTCAGGAGGTGCCTGATGATCTGATGGAAGCGGGGGCGGATTATTTACTAAAAGGTATATTAAATAAGGAGTTTAATTGA
- the mqnF gene encoding aminofutalosine deaminase family hydrolase, whose protein sequence is MIKLKADYVLTLNEKYEIIKDGEIIFDDKIIEVGKDLDNSLTEIYLGKNSVIMPALINTHTHLEFSSNYTHLEYGDFMNWLNSVLEHREDLFHGCKSECYKSAIKEMKKSGICAFGQISSTGNDLKYLKHSPLKIVYFNEIIGSNPAAVDMIYQDFLARIRESEEVQNEKFKIGLSIHSPYSVHPILMKKVIEIAKNKNLPIQTHFMESKAERKWLENGEGEFKIFFEKHFKNAKPLINPIEFIEQFKDTNTTFIHCVHANENELKRISEIGGYITHCPISNRLLNVGLLNLESVKNFSIPYNVATDGKSSNYSLNLFKEIRAALLMHTDLHPKYLAKDLIKSVTINAAKSLGLNNGSLEKGKDADIITFKLPNKVKNLELLPLQIILHTNKVDNLYINGKEVK, encoded by the coding sequence TTGATTAAATTAAAAGCCGATTATGTCTTAACTCTAAATGAAAAATATGAGATTATTAAAGACGGTGAAATTATTTTCGATGATAAAATTATCGAAGTAGGCAAAGATTTAGATAACTCTCTTACTGAAATATATCTTGGTAAAAATTCAGTAATTATGCCGGCTTTAATTAATACGCACACTCATCTTGAATTTAGTTCAAACTATACTCATTTAGAATATGGCGATTTTATGAATTGGCTTAATTCGGTTTTAGAACATAGAGAAGATCTTTTTCATGGATGCAAAAGCGAATGTTATAAATCGGCAATAAAAGAAATGAAAAAAAGCGGAATATGTGCATTCGGACAAATAAGTTCAACAGGCAACGATTTAAAATACTTAAAACACTCTCCTCTTAAAATTGTATATTTCAATGAAATAATCGGCTCAAACCCTGCTGCGGTAGATATGATATACCAAGACTTCCTTGCAAGAATAAGAGAATCCGAAGAAGTTCAAAACGAAAAATTCAAAATAGGACTCTCAATTCATTCACCATATTCAGTTCATCCTATACTTATGAAAAAGGTTATAGAAATAGCAAAAAATAAAAACCTACCTATTCAAACGCATTTTATGGAAAGCAAAGCTGAGAGAAAATGGCTTGAAAACGGAGAAGGTGAATTTAAAATATTTTTTGAAAAACATTTTAAAAACGCTAAACCGTTAATCAATCCGATAGAATTTATTGAACAGTTCAAAGACACTAATACAACATTTATTCATTGTGTACATGCGAACGAAAATGAACTTAAACGTATTAGTGAGATAGGAGGGTATATTACACACTGCCCTATTTCCAACAGACTTTTAAACGTTGGCCTTCTAAATCTTGAAAGTGTTAAAAATTTTTCTATTCCGTATAATGTTGCAACGGATGGAAAAAGTTCTAATTATTCTTTGAATCTGTTTAAAGAAATCAGAGCCGCTCTTTTAATGCATACCGACCTTCACCCTAAATATTTAGCAAAAGATCTTATTAAATCTGTAACAATTAATGCGGCAAAATCATTGGGATTGAATAATGGAAGTTTGGAAAAAGGCAAAGATGCGGATATTATAACGTTCAAATTACCTAATAAGGTCAAAAATTTAGAACTATTACCTTTACAGATAATTCTTCATACAAATAAAGTAGATAATTTGTATATAAACGGAAAAGAAGTAAAATAG
- the fliM gene encoding flagellar motor switch protein FliM gives MADILSQEEIDALLEVVEEEDIAPDELDKASDILDNRQITLYDFKRPNRVSKEQLRSIRAIHDKMARSLASDISSLMRSIVEIQLHSVDQMTYGEFLMSLPSPTSFNVFSLKPLDGKGVIELNPSIVFPMIDRLLGGSGAPFETTREFTDIELNLLDQILKVVTQNMKEVWSPIMDLYPIIEAKESSPNVVQIVAQNEIVIMVIMEIIIGQTSGMMNICYPVITIESLLPRLANRDLMLNETSGRKSRNKELRALLRGAKIELEAVLGYAELNMKQVLDLEVGDIIKLNRPADDTVIVKVDGREKFIAEFGVRRYRRSIKIKEILKTEHDEIKEILQKLEQKRKERLEQITGEESE, from the coding sequence ATGGCTGATATTTTATCACAAGAAGAAATCGACGCGCTACTTGAAGTTGTTGAAGAAGAAGATATAGCACCGGACGAGCTTGACAAAGCATCCGATATACTTGATAACAGACAAATTACTCTTTACGACTTTAAACGTCCGAACAGGGTAAGCAAAGAACAGCTTCGTTCAATTCGCGCAATTCATGATAAGATGGCACGAAGTCTTGCAAGCGATATTTCTTCATTAATGAGAAGTATAGTTGAAATACAACTGCATTCGGTGGATCAGATGACATACGGTGAATTTCTCATGAGTCTGCCGAGTCCTACGTCATTTAACGTTTTTTCATTAAAACCGCTTGATGGGAAAGGTGTAATAGAACTAAATCCTTCTATTGTTTTTCCTATGATAGACAGATTACTTGGTGGTAGCGGCGCTCCTTTTGAAACTACGAGGGAATTTACCGATATAGAACTGAATCTCCTTGATCAGATATTAAAAGTCGTAACCCAAAATATGAAAGAGGTATGGTCTCCTATTATGGATTTATATCCTATAATAGAGGCAAAAGAATCAAGCCCTAATGTTGTACAAATTGTTGCGCAAAACGAAATTGTTATTATGGTGATTATGGAAATAATCATCGGTCAGACAAGCGGTATGATGAATATATGTTATCCTGTTATTACAATTGAATCATTACTACCGAGACTTGCGAATAGAGATTTGATGCTTAATGAAACAAGCGGTAGAAAATCAAGGAATAAAGAGCTTAGAGCGCTTCTTAGAGGAGCTAAAATTGAGCTTGAAGCTGTTTTGGGATATGCCGAACTTAATATGAAACAAGTACTCGATTTGGAAGTTGGTGATATAATTAAGCTTAATCGTCCTGCGGATGACACAGTAATTGTAAAAGTAGACGGAAGAGAGAAATTTATAGCCGAATTCGGTGTAAGAAGATACAGAAGAAGTATAAAAATCAAAGAAATATTAAAAACCGAGCATGATGAGATTAAAGAAATCTTGCAAAAACTTGAGCAGAAACGTAAAGAAAGACTTGAGCAAATAACAGGAGAAGAAAGTGAATGA
- the fliY gene encoding flagellar motor switch protein FliY: MNEFKELLINEIKSTIEGLIGIAPEISILSETRDLGPTKPPYAKIVIRVKPKGEILFLIPAEIATALGDLMLAGEGTPKTELNDDDLDAIKEIISNVFGALKTTLGAQDNMPNLDFEIANVFAVDKEEDISEYAYAINMECKVNDVVKVCQVVFDESVYDILNPSTKSEGSSTPSKAVELKGEMKNLEMLLDIKLQLRVRIGSKIMLLKDVIGMDIGSIVELNQLAKEPLDILIEDKKIGEGEVVIVDGNFGIQITSIGSREERLNSLKK; this comes from the coding sequence GTGAATGAGTTTAAAGAGTTACTAATAAATGAAATAAAATCGACTATTGAAGGTTTGATAGGAATAGCTCCTGAAATATCAATTTTATCTGAAACAAGAGACCTCGGACCTACAAAACCGCCTTATGCAAAAATTGTTATAAGAGTAAAACCGAAAGGTGAAATACTGTTTTTAATTCCGGCAGAAATTGCCACGGCTCTTGGAGATTTAATGCTTGCAGGAGAAGGAACACCTAAAACAGAGTTAAATGATGACGATTTAGATGCTATAAAAGAAATTATTTCTAATGTTTTCGGAGCTCTTAAAACAACACTTGGCGCACAGGACAACATGCCTAATCTTGATTTTGAAATTGCAAATGTATTTGCGGTTGATAAAGAAGAAGATATAAGCGAATATGCGTATGCTATTAATATGGAATGTAAAGTAAATGATGTTGTTAAAGTTTGCCAAGTTGTTTTTGATGAAAGTGTTTATGATATTTTAAACCCTTCTACAAAATCGGAAGGAAGCAGCACACCTTCAAAAGCTGTAGAATTGAAAGGTGAGATGAAAAATCTTGAAATGCTTCTTGATATTAAATTACAGCTTAGAGTCAGAATAGGCAGCAAAATAATGCTTTTAAAAGATGTAATAGGTATGGATATAGGAAGTATTGTAGAACTTAATCAGCTTGCAAAAGAACCGCTTGATATATTAATTGAAGACAAAAAAATAGGTGAGGGCGAGGTTGTAATAGTCGACGGAAACTTCGGTATTCAGATTACATCTATTGGAAGCAGGGAAGAAAGACTGAATTCACTTAAGAAGTAA
- a CDS encoding MinD/ParA family protein, whose amino-acid sequence MKTQADKLKELLQTDNIKRPKNTRFIAITSGKGGVGKTTITANLGYALHKLGFKVALFDADIGLANLDVILKVNAKKNIYNVLKNECSLKDIIVEIEKDFVLIPGKSGDEIMDFADEVSLSRFFNELEFLNDYDFFIIDTGAGIDKKVQMWLDAADDIIVVTVPEPAAITDAYAMIKIISEKKELAFMLLNEVASEKEAINIFSKIKNVAKSNLSEKFRLQMIGYMKKDKLVTNSSIKRVLFVKEDPVSVPSEQIFKVARKLAKISERKVLEEEKGITRFFRKIFSGF is encoded by the coding sequence TTGAAAACTCAAGCTGATAAATTAAAAGAACTTTTACAAACTGATAATATAAAACGCCCTAAAAACACACGTTTTATTGCAATTACAAGTGGGAAAGGCGGTGTAGGGAAAACAACTATTACCGCAAATCTCGGTTATGCATTGCATAAGTTAGGCTTTAAAGTAGCACTTTTTGATGCAGATATAGGACTTGCGAATTTGGATGTTATCCTTAAAGTAAATGCCAAAAAGAATATCTATAATGTGTTGAAGAATGAATGTTCTTTAAAAGATATTATTGTGGAAATTGAAAAAGACTTTGTATTAATCCCAGGTAAAAGCGGTGACGAAATAATGGATTTTGCGGATGAGGTTAGTCTAAGTCGCTTTTTCAATGAACTTGAATTTTTAAACGATTATGATTTCTTTATTATAGATACCGGTGCGGGAATAGATAAAAAGGTTCAAATGTGGCTGGATGCAGCAGATGATATTATTGTAGTAACCGTTCCCGAACCTGCTGCGATTACGGATGCGTATGCAATGATTAAAATAATAAGTGAAAAAAAAGAACTTGCTTTCATGCTTCTAAATGAAGTGGCAAGCGAAAAAGAGGCAATAAATATTTTCAGTAAGATAAAAAATGTTGCAAAAAGTAATTTGAGTGAAAAATTCAGGCTTCAAATGATAGGATACATGAAAAAAGATAAACTTGTAACAAACTCCTCAATAAAAAGAGTTTTATTTGTAAAAGAAGATCCTGTTTCCGTTCCGAGTGAACAGATTTTTAAAGTTGCAAGAAAACTTGCAAAAATTTCGGAACGAAAAGTGCTGGAAGAAGAAAAAGGCATTACACGCTTTTTCAGAAAAATATTTTCAGGATTTTAA
- a CDS encoding OmpA family protein, with product MKKIIIATAITGLFIVGCAEKPMATSVVDLAGNKKVIGWQDNNNTTDVKKVEVKEVKVVKCEPIKDSDNDGVPDNIDKCPNTPENMLVDHNGCPIITTLRLNFDFNKAVVKKIYYPELQKVAEILKNNPNLKIEVAGHTDNIGSDEYNLKLSQKRAEAVKNILVNKFGIDPSRIVAKGYGEKYPLVPNTTETNRALNRRVEIVNITNKQ from the coding sequence ATGAAAAAAATTATTATTGCAACTGCTATTACTGGGTTATTTATTGTAGGTTGTGCCGAAAAACCGATGGCTACATCTGTTGTAGATTTGGCAGGTAATAAAAAAGTTATTGGCTGGCAGGACAATAACAACACTACTGATGTAAAAAAAGTAGAAGTTAAAGAAGTTAAAGTTGTAAAGTGTGAACCTATAAAAGACTCCGACAATGACGGTGTACCTGATAATATAGACAAATGTCCTAATACTCCTGAAAATATGTTGGTAGATCATAACGGATGTCCGATTATTACAACATTGAGACTTAATTTCGATTTTAATAAAGCTGTAGTTAAAAAAATATATTATCCTGAATTACAGAAAGTTGCAGAAATATTAAAAAATAATCCTAACCTTAAAATTGAAGTGGCGGGGCATACAGACAATATAGGAAGTGATGAATACAATTTAAAACTTTCACAAAAAAGAGCGGAAGCTGTTAAAAACATTTTGGTAAACAAATTCGGCATAGACCCAAGCAGAATAGTTGCAAAAGGTTACGGGGAAAAATATCCGTTAGTTCCTAATACAACTGAAACAAATAGAGCATTAAACAGAAGAGTTGAAATAGTTAATATAACAAATAAACAATAA